In Salarias fasciatus chromosome 20, fSalaFa1.1, whole genome shotgun sequence, a single window of DNA contains:
- the asb14b gene encoding dynein heavy chain 12, axonemal, with protein sequence MSTETEDDFYQSDEDDLDEDEATQYIIEQSLIQYRKLKRLHPSDLKPSDDPDEIFKAIKEGDEAALDRLTAQSETLSRVDERGWIPLHEAAVHKNKKMLEIIFSASPPGAAQCRTLKGETPLFLAVLHGLRDNATFLLQNGSSPDLQNDEQDSPLVAAILNDQYDLATLLLRYNAQVDQTGPLNRTALHESAFLGLENFVYLLLESGAEPNACDIKQKTPLALAAQNGHLNVVEVLLQKGARVSCESESGTVLFDAAASGNPDIISLLLDYGADPNVPLYSGHLPIHRVAYHGHRLALERLISVTEPQAVKDSGMSPLHSAAAGGHASCVEVLLKAGYDPNFMLHPRVRRNYDDERRSALFFAVSNTDLQCTRLLLEAGAMVNQDPINCLQVALRQGNYEMINTLLKFGANVNYYSRVNTTHFPSALQYALKDEVMLRMILNYGYDVKRCFDCPYGDCSHDYAPWTSSVIKDMVFCEVITVSWLKHLSAQVVRIMLDYTDQVSFCTKLKETLQEQKQWPEICHIQRNVRNLKHLCRLRIREHLSRLRLRAPVFINFLPLPPRLKDYLRYKEFDVYSRGSMVNC encoded by the exons ATGAGCACAGAAACAGAAGATGACTTTTATCAGTCGGACGAAGATGACCTGGATGAAGATGAGGCAACTCAATATATAATCGAACAAAGCCTGATTCAATATAGGAAGCTCAAAAGACTGCATCCAAG TGATTTGAAACCAAGTGATGACCCTGATGAGATTTTCAAAGCAATTAAAGAGG GAGATGAGGCTGCACTGGACAGACTCACGGCGCAATCAGAGACTCTGTCCAGAGTTGATGAGAGAGGATGGATCCCCCTGCACGAGGCTGCAGTccacaaaaacaagaagatgTTGGAAATCATTTTCTCAG CATCTCCGCCCGGTGCGGCCCAGTGTCGCACCCTGAAGGGTGAGACTCCTCTGTTCCTCGCTGTGCTCCACGGACTCAGAGACAACGCCACATTCCTGTTGCAAAACGGATCCAGTCCTGATCTCCAGAACGATGAGCAGGATTCTCCGTTAGTGGCAG CCATCCTGAATGACCAGTATGACTTAGCCACGCTGTTGCTCCGCTACAATGCCCAAGTAGACCAAACCGGACCTCTAAACAGGACAGCTCTCCACGAGTCAGCCTTTTTAGGTCTGGAGAATTTTGTCTATTTGCTCCTGGAATCAGGTGCAGAGCCAAATGCGTGTGACATCAAACAGAAAActcctctggctctggctgCACAGAACGGACACCTGAACGTGGTGGAGGTTCTGTTACAGAAAG GGGCCCGTGTGTCCTGTGAGTCAGAGTCTGgtactgttttgtttgatgcagCAGCGTCAGGAAACCCTGACATCATCTCATTGCTCCTGGACTACGGTGCCGATCCCAACGTACCGCTTTACAGTGGTCACCTGCCAATCCATCGGGTGGCATACCACGGACACAGACT GGCCCTGGAGCGCCTCATCTCGGTGACCGAGCCGCAGGCTGTGAAAGACAGTGGGATGAGCCCCCTTCATTCTGCAGCCGCTGGGGGGCACGCCAGCTGTGTGGAGGTCCTGCTCAAAGCCGGCTACGACCCAAACTTCATGCTGCACCCGAGGGTGCGCCGAAACTATGACGATGAGCGCAGGTCTGCTCTCTTCTTCGCCGTGTCCAACACTGATCTCCAGTGCACCCGCCTGCTGTTAGAGGCCGGGGCAATGGTGAACCAGGACCCTATCAACTGTCTGCAGGTGGCTCTCAGACAAGGCAACTATGAAATGATCAATACGTTGCTTAAATTCGGGGCAAACGTCAACTACTACTCTCGAGTCAACACCACTCACTTCCCCTCAGCGCTGCAGTATGCCCTGAAAGACGAGGTCATGCTGAGGATGATTCTGAACTACGGCTATGATGTGAAGCGCTGCTTTGATTGTCCGTACGGGGACTGTTCCCATGACTACGCTCCGTGGACCTCGTCAGTCATCAAAGATATGGTG TTCTGTGAGGTGATCACAGTGTCTTGGCTGAAGCACTTATCCGCACAGGTGGTGCGCATTATGCTCGACTACACCGACCAGGTCTCCTTCTGCACCAAGCTGAAGGAGACGTTACAGGAGCAGAAACAATGGCCTGAAATCTGTCACATCCAGA ggAATGTGCGAAATCTGAAGCATCTGTGTCGGTTGCGGATAAGGGAGCATCTCAGCCGCCTGCGCTTGAGAGCCCCAGTTTTTATCaacttccttcctcttcctccccgaCTGAAAGATTACCTTCGCTACAAAGAGTTTGACGTTTACAGCAGGGGCAGCATGGTTAACTGCTAA